A genomic stretch from Schistosoma haematobium chromosome 2, whole genome shotgun sequence includes:
- the B3GALT5 gene encoding Beta-1,3-galactosyltransferase 5 (EggNog:ENOG410VIH7~COG:G~CAZy:GT31), which translates to MHRTITVHFVNLFIINTIIMSHLNVFHSFIIIIIIIITITFINHVSMKSILKMKPKNEFIKTKKDLFKILSKWPITIRNQLKLHIQNLNFHDIKNVFNLCAKTNESIPIFIENSKFIFSQSNFCNKQTNLWILIIVHTHPNHRQKRDLIRGTWGSLSRVNNRKIGVLFFMGLSNNFNEQKLIEEEEQIHGDIVQRAFLEDYYNMTRKHITIMEWISKGYCNNVPFLVKVDDDTFVDIFHLTRYLELKYNNLKGLFYCTATSNVKVVRPNSIKHSKWQISEKEYPEKIFPTYCEGFGYIMDMKLAPYLYWCSMFQPPIWIDDVYVTGILAQNLGIPRLRFEDGHSYFNLKPAKDEGLLADSIFLISFYNEFYPLTVQDIWREVVAHSMEID; encoded by the exons ATGCACAGAACTATAACAGTACACtttgtaaatttattcattattaacacaataataatgtctcatttaaatgtatttcattcattcattatcattattattattattattactattactttcATAAATCATGTTTCAATGAAatctattttaaaaatgaaaccaaaaaatgaatttattaaaacaaaaaaagatttattcaaAATCTTATCAAAATGGCCAATAACAATTagaaatcaattaaaattacatattcaaaatttaaattttcatgatataaaaaatgtatttaatttatgcgctaaaactaatgaatcaataccaatatttattgaaaatagtaaatttatatttagtCAATCAAATTTttgtaataaacaaacaaatttatggATTTTAATCATTGTACATACACATCCAAATCATCGTCAAAAACGTGATTTAATTCGTGGAACATGGGGATCATTAAGTCGTGTTAATAATCGTAAAATTGGTGTATTATTTTTTATGggtttatcaaataattttaatgaacaaaaattaattgaagaagaagaacaaattCATGG TGACATTGTTCAACGTGCATTTCTGGAAGATTACTATAATATGACGAGAAAACATATAACGATTATGGAATGGATTAGTAAAGGTTACTGCAATAATGTGCCATTTCTAGTCAAAGTTGATGATGACACTTTTGTCGATATATTTCATTTGACACGCTACTTAGAATTAAAATATAACAACCTAAAAGGTTTATTCTACTGCACTGCTACAAGTAATGTTAAAGTTGTACGACCAAACAGTATAAAACATTCCAAGTGGCAAATAAGTGAAAAAGAATATCCCGAAAAAATATTTCCAACATATTGTGAAGGCTTTGGATATATTATGGATATGAAACTGGCTCCCTACTTATACTGGTGTTCAATGTTCCAACCACCTATATGGATAGATGACGTTTATGTAACGGGAATTTTAGCACAAAATCTAGGTATACCAAGATTGAGATTTGAAGATGGACATAGTTATTTTAACTTGAAACCTGCAAAAGATGAAGGTTTACTTGCAGActctatatttttaatatcattcTACAATGAATTCTATCCACTTACAGTACAAGATATATGGCGTGAAGTTGTTGCACATAGTATGGAAATTGATTAA
- a CDS encoding hypothetical protein (EggNog:ENOG41034U0~COG:T) — protein sequence MPSKISKWLSSYKPSSREAMDEFITWMYSSNKLVDDIEETFEKLVSSSTISDVCQRLFVFYKSGLPALQNFVVLLLPSLLHSYLCHSYEDNSSSSQTRKIVSNISDSSQSSFLISLSLLESCLLSICNYYLVKADPLKGKFKSFISDINNFRLPSLTTPSVFHNPVSIKETIERNDANVKTESENLNPLRVSAIICLVQNYIEILSTLDLQNPIISVLIFHSLSRFSKFSDRVVSISKRPRIPTSSGLLMILLDCSDLILFKLDCFDKYSGSNNRLADSIRSSILDSIIEISNRATHHCFSSCLLVCQSLLHYRSIYYDYCDQKPRMEDGYIRDIENTPTSRNGLTNSTHIPPVISINSVEDKTPRTEYTPRPKLSSTNAEVFTSASFKPEIVSEDITPISENSRSSRPDKMTGPEENVNNGASASNNTNKKHSSEVHERKHNKLKIGVDFRIKSNDHRKHTLEKLSAHHVKSNNTEK from the coding sequence ATGCCGTCTAAAATTTCAAAGTGGTTATCTTCCTACAAACCATCATCTCGTGAGGCGATGGATGAATTTATCACATGGATGTATTCAAGTAACAAACTAGTTGATGATATAGAAGAGACATTTGAAAAACTAGTCTCTTCCAGTACTATTTCTGATGTCTGTCAAagattatttgtattttataaatCAGGTTTACCGGCCTTACAAAATTTTGTTGTTCTTCTTTTACCTTCATTATTGCATTCATATTTATGTCATTCTTATGAAGATAATAGCTCATCATCTCAGACAAGAAAAATTGTTTCAAATATATCAGATTCATCCCAGTCATCATTTTTAATCAGTTTGAGTTTGTTAGAATCATGTTTGCTGAGCATATGCAATTATTATCTTGTAAAAGCTGACCCTTTAAAAGGTAAATTTAAAAGCTTTATAAGTGATATTAACAACTTTCGTCTACCATCGTTAACCACACCGTCTGTTTTTCATAATCCTGTTTCTATTAAGGAAACAATCGAAAGAAATGATGCCAATGTTAAAACTGAAAGTGAGAATTTGAATCCTCTTAGAGTGTCTGCGATTATATGCTTAGTTCAAAATTATATTGAGATATTATCTACTCTTGATCTGCAAAATCCTATTATATCTGTGCTAATATTTCACTCATTGTCAAGATTTTCAAAGTTTTCAGATCGTGTTGTTAGCATATCAAAACGTCCTCGTATTCCAACTTCATCTGGTTTATTAATGATATTATTGGATTGTTCagatcttattttatttaaactcgATTGCTTTGATAAATACTCTGGAAGTAATAATCGTCTTGCTGACTCAATCCGATCCTCTATACTGGACAGTATTATAGAAATTAGTAATCGTGCTACGCATCATTGTTTTTCTTCTTGTCTTTTAGTATGTCAGTCTTTATTACACTATCGCAGTATTTATTACGATTATTGTGATCAAAAACCTAGGATGGAAGATGGATATATTCGGGATATTGAAAATACCCCTACTTCTCGAAATGGACTTACTAATTCTACTCACATTCCACCTGTGATCTCTATAAACTCTGTAGAGGATAAAACTCCACGTACTGAGTATACTCCACGACCAAAACTTAGCTCTACAAATGCTGAAGTATTTACAAGTGCTTCATTTAAACCAGAAATTGTATCTGAAGATATAACTCCAATCAGTGAAAATTCTCGATCGTCCAGACCAGACAAAATGACAGGCCCAGAGGAGAATGTTAATAATGGGGCTAGTGCAAGTAATAATACCAATAAGAAGCATTCCAGTGAAGTACATGAAAGAAAACACAATAAGTTAAAAATTGGTGTTGATTTCCGAATCAAATCAAATGATCATAGAAAGCATACTTTGGAGAAACTATCTGCACATCATGTAAAAAGTAATAACACTGAGAAGTAG